A window from Sinanaerobacter sp. ZZT-01 encodes these proteins:
- the rpsK gene encoding 30S ribosomal protein S11, whose product MAKAIKKTVRKKRRERKNIERGQAHIQSTFNNTLVTLTDLSGNALSWSSAGSLGFKGSRKSTPFAAQMAAEEAAKGAMEHGLKTVEVYVKGPGSGREAAIRALQTAGLEINMIKDITPIPHNGCRPPKRRRV is encoded by the coding sequence ATGGCAAAAGCAATAAAAAAGACGGTTCGTAAAAAGAGAAGAGAACGTAAAAATATTGAACGCGGTCAAGCTCATATCCAATCGACCTTCAATAACACTCTTGTTACTCTAACAGATTTAAGTGGAAATGCATTGTCTTGGTCCAGTGCTGGTTCTTTAGGATTTAAGGGTTCTAGAAAATCAACACCGTTCGCAGCACAGATGGCAGCAGAAGAGGCGGCTAAAGGTGCAATGGAACATGGACTGAAGACGGTAGAAGTATACGTAAAGGGACCAGGTTCCGGACGTGAAGCTGCAATCCGAGCATTGCAGACTGCTGGTCTTGAGATTAATATGATTAAGGATATTACTCCAATTCCACATAACGGATGCAGACCACCAAAGAGAAGAAGAGTTTAG
- the infA gene encoding translation initiation factor IF-1 produces the protein MAKKDVIEVFGTVLEAQPNAMFVVKLENGYEVLAHISGKIRMNFIRILPGDRVKVELSPYDLSRGRITWRDK, from the coding sequence ATGGCAAAAAAAGATGTCATAGAAGTATTCGGCACCGTGCTGGAAGCACAACCTAATGCTATGTTTGTTGTAAAGCTTGAAAATGGCTACGAAGTGCTTGCACACATTTCCGGTAAAATTAGAATGAACTTTATCAGGATTCTACCGGGAGACAGAGTAAAGGTGGAATTATCACCTTACGATCTTTCCAGAGGTAGAATTACCTGGAGAGACAAATAG
- the rplO gene encoding 50S ribosomal protein L15 — protein MKLHELRAAEGSTKKPKRKGRGTATGQGKTAGRGMNGQNSRSGGGVRLGFEGGQMPLYRRIPKRGFTNIWRKEYVGVNVESLNVFEDGTVVTPELLMEKGLAKQVIDGVKILGDGTLEKKVTVKAQKFSKTAIEKIESAGGKAEVI, from the coding sequence ATGAAACTACATGAATTAAGAGCGGCAGAGGGTTCAACCAAAAAGCCGAAGAGAAAAGGCAGAGGTACTGCAACCGGTCAGGGTAAAACTGCCGGAAGAGGTATGAATGGCCAAAATTCCAGAAGTGGCGGTGGTGTTCGCCTTGGCTTTGAAGGCGGGCAGATGCCATTGTATCGAAGAATTCCTAAAAGAGGTTTTACGAATATTTGGAGAAAAGAATATGTTGGTGTGAATGTTGAATCATTGAACGTATTTGAAGATGGAACCGTGGTTACACCAGAGCTACTCATGGAAAAAGGACTTGCGAAGCAGGTTATTGATGGTGTTAAAATTCTAGGAGATGGAACACTTGAGAAGAAGGTAACCGTGAAGGCTCAGAAATTTAGTAAAACAGCAATTGAAAAAATCGAGTCTGCCGGAGGAAAGGCAGAGGTGATCTAA
- a CDS encoding DNA-directed RNA polymerase subunit alpha — MIEIEKPTIECIYSDEDKSYGRFVVEPLERGYGTTLGNSLRRILLSSLPGAAVTSVKIDGILHEFSTIPGVKEDVTEIILNLKKLAVRLNNESTKRVIINAVGPKIVTAADIIADSDLEIFNPDLHIATLEENATLVMEINVAKGRGYVPADQNKTESTPIAVIPVDSIYTPVRKVNFMVENTRVGQVTDYDRLILEVWTDGSIAPDEGVSIGAKIMQEHLKLFIDLTDSMDSVEIMVEKEEDQKEKALEMTIEELELSVRSFNCLKRAAINTVEELTHRTEDDMMKVRNLGKKSLDEVKHKLEELGLGLKPSEE; from the coding sequence GTGATCGAAATTGAAAAGCCAACAATCGAGTGTATCTATTCAGATGAAGATAAGAGTTACGGCAGATTTGTAGTCGAACCTTTGGAAAGAGGATACGGTACAACTTTAGGTAACAGCCTGCGGAGAATTCTTCTTTCTTCGCTTCCTGGAGCTGCTGTCACATCTGTAAAAATTGATGGTATTCTTCATGAATTTTCAACCATACCTGGTGTGAAAGAGGACGTTACCGAGATTATTCTTAATTTAAAGAAACTCGCAGTTCGCTTAAACAATGAAAGTACAAAAAGAGTGATTATCAATGCAGTTGGTCCTAAGATAGTAACTGCTGCGGATATCATTGCTGACAGTGACTTGGAAATCTTCAATCCGGATCTGCATATTGCAACCTTAGAAGAAAATGCAACTTTAGTAATGGAGATTAATGTTGCAAAGGGAAGAGGGTATGTGCCTGCAGACCAAAATAAGACAGAATCCACTCCAATTGCAGTGATTCCGGTGGATTCCATTTATACACCGGTTCGCAAAGTCAATTTTATGGTTGAGAATACCAGAGTCGGTCAAGTGACCGATTACGACAGACTGATTCTTGAAGTTTGGACCGACGGCAGCATTGCTCCTGATGAGGGTGTATCGATTGGTGCAAAGATCATGCAAGAACATTTAAAACTGTTTATTGACTTGACAGACAGCATGGATTCGGTTGAAATCATGGTTGAAAAGGAAGAAGATCAGAAAGAAAAGGCTTTGGAAATGACGATTGAAGAGCTTGAGCTTTCCGTTCGTTCTTTCAATTGTTTAAAACGTGCGGCGATCAATACAGTAGAGGAGCTGACTCATAGAACCGAAGACGATATGATGAAGGTGAGAAACCTAGGCAAGAAGTCTTTGGATGAGGTAAAGCACAAGTTGGAAGAATTAGGCCTTGGATTAAAGCCGAGCGAAGAATAA
- a CDS encoding aminopeptidase — protein MLKFELQHAADKLIFEIFAVKKGETVVVTADTMSDSDLLDAVSASVYKAGGFPMVIMIATPASVGKAADPDIPVEALTGALMGADVWIEFNHQWLLYSTPFERAMAGNPKLRYMCLVDFSKELLVRTVGNVETPQLQVFMNRVKELHEAGKQMRVTTPAGTDVTFELDPNHVVASDCGDASAPGMHMLTGQLNVVPKFGTVNGKIVFDGTVTPPFGKVPSQPIELTIKRGKIVKFEGGSEAAEYEKYLNSFNDEGMFKMAHIAYGFNPGAKLTGNVVEDERVWGCTEWGIGYVSPMDAPPIGQDAKSHTDGICLNSTVYLDDNLIMKEGKIVDDELRELSPIK, from the coding sequence ATGTTAAAATTTGAATTACAACATGCTGCAGATAAACTTATATTTGAAATATTTGCAGTGAAAAAAGGAGAAACAGTTGTCGTTACTGCAGATACAATGTCTGATTCGGATCTTTTAGATGCAGTATCCGCCAGTGTGTACAAAGCTGGTGGTTTTCCAATGGTGATTATGATTGCAACTCCTGCTTCTGTTGGAAAAGCAGCTGACCCTGATATTCCAGTAGAAGCCTTAACAGGTGCATTAATGGGAGCCGATGTATGGATTGAATTTAATCACCAATGGCTTCTTTACTCAACTCCGTTTGAACGAGCAATGGCAGGTAACCCTAAACTAAGATATATGTGTCTTGTAGACTTTTCAAAGGAATTATTAGTCAGAACAGTTGGAAATGTAGAAACTCCTCAGCTTCAAGTATTTATGAACAGAGTGAAAGAACTGCATGAAGCTGGTAAACAAATGAGAGTAACGACTCCCGCCGGCACCGATGTTACATTTGAGCTTGATCCAAATCATGTCGTCGCTAGCGACTGCGGTGATGCTTCTGCACCGGGAATGCACATGCTTACAGGGCAGCTGAATGTAGTACCAAAATTCGGCACAGTAAACGGAAAAATTGTATTTGATGGCACTGTAACCCCACCATTTGGAAAGGTTCCATCACAACCAATTGAGCTGACTATTAAAAGGGGAAAAATTGTAAAATTTGAAGGTGGATCTGAAGCTGCAGAATATGAGAAGTACCTGAATTCATTTAACGATGAAGGAATGTTTAAAATGGCACATATCGCTTATGGTTTTAACCCTGGTGCAAAGCTTACAGGAAACGTCGTAGAAGACGAAAGAGTTTGGGGCTGTACAGAATGGGGCATCGGATATGTAAGTCCAATGGATGCACCTCCGATTGGACAAGACGCAAAATCTCATACTGACGGAATCTGCTTGAATTCAACCGTATACCTGGATGATAATCTTATTATGAAAGAAGGCAAAATCGTAGATGATGAATTGCGTGAGCTATCTCCGATAAAATAA
- a CDS encoding Sapep family Mn(2+)-dependent dipeptidase: MKDFLTNERNCMIYDLIELINIPSIFSEKAEPGRPFGKFVGLALEKVMALAESMNMNTKNLNGYAGEITIGDGEYMVGILGHIDVVEAGEGWTSEPFHAFVDEGKIYGRGSSDDKGPIISCLYAMKYLKENNLIPKGTSLRMILGTDEEELWRGIQYYTAHADRLPDCSIVPDGYFPVVFCEKGLLDFNLDFHIKECESEASLVEFRGGAGRNVVPSDAVCNIQFCNEKTVRDVFRKIPKTENIKVAVTGTQMTITSKGKACHAMAPDEGENAISRLIGVLSLFDVKSDFADFAVRYNKYIGMDYNGGLFGLGFHDEMSGKLTFNIGKITFDKGKVHLEGNLRHPASMRKEEITDVMKDTGDKSNFEYEEYDYLAPVFIEEKSPVFEALMSSYQRITGDVTTNPLAIGGATYARAIPGAVAFGALFPHEEEMAHKANEFLSIDSYMKMTEIYADALENLLKIKGE, translated from the coding sequence ATGAAGGATTTTCTGACGAATGAAAGAAATTGTATGATATATGATTTAATCGAATTAATTAATATACCTAGCATTTTTAGTGAGAAAGCTGAGCCGGGCAGACCCTTTGGGAAGTTTGTAGGTTTGGCGCTTGAAAAGGTGATGGCTTTAGCGGAAAGTATGAATATGAATACTAAAAATTTAAATGGATATGCCGGTGAAATTACTATTGGGGATGGGGAATATATGGTAGGAATACTGGGGCATATAGATGTAGTTGAAGCTGGAGAAGGTTGGACGAGTGAGCCATTTCATGCATTTGTGGATGAAGGGAAAATATACGGGAGAGGATCATCAGATGATAAGGGGCCGATAATAAGTTGCCTTTATGCAATGAAATATTTAAAAGAAAACAATCTGATACCTAAAGGGACTTCTTTGCGTATGATATTGGGCACGGATGAAGAAGAGCTTTGGAGAGGGATTCAGTATTATACCGCGCATGCAGACAGGTTGCCTGATTGCTCTATTGTTCCGGACGGATATTTTCCTGTTGTGTTTTGTGAGAAAGGGTTATTGGATTTTAATCTGGATTTTCATATAAAAGAATGTGAATCAGAAGCCAGCCTTGTGGAGTTTAGAGGCGGTGCAGGGAGAAATGTAGTTCCTTCGGATGCTGTTTGCAATATTCAATTTTGTAATGAAAAAACTGTTCGAGATGTGTTCAGAAAGATTCCGAAAACAGAAAATATAAAGGTTGCTGTCACGGGAACACAGATGACAATTACTTCGAAAGGCAAAGCCTGTCATGCAATGGCTCCAGACGAAGGCGAAAATGCGATAAGCAGACTTATAGGAGTACTTTCACTGTTTGATGTAAAATCTGATTTTGCTGATTTTGCAGTAAGGTATAACAAATACATTGGAATGGATTACAATGGAGGTCTTTTTGGATTGGGGTTTCATGATGAGATGTCTGGCAAACTTACATTCAATATAGGAAAAATAACTTTTGATAAAGGCAAAGTTCATTTGGAAGGAAATTTAAGACATCCTGCATCCATGCGAAAAGAAGAAATAACTGATGTAATGAAAGATACGGGCGACAAATCAAATTTTGAGTATGAGGAATATGATTATCTCGCTCCGGTATTTATTGAGGAAAAATCTCCGGTATTTGAAGCATTAATGTCCTCTTACCAAAGAATTACGGGAGATGTGACAACAAATCCTCTCGCAATCGGCGGAGCAACCTATGCAAGAGCGATACCGGGTGCGGTAGCTTTTGGGGCATTGTTTCCTCATGAAGAAGAAATGGCTCATAAGGCGAATGAATTTCTTTCAATAGACAGCTATATGAAAATGACAGAGATTTACGCGGATGCATTAGAAAATTTATTAAAAATTAAAGGTGAATAA
- a CDS encoding adenylate kinase: MNLVLLGPPGAGKGTQATQIAEKYNIPHISTGDIFRKNVKEGTPLGKKAQEYMSKGELVPDDLVIELVEDRLTEDDCKNGFLLDGFPRTVYQAEKFDVYLKEKNSVIDKVLDIDVEKDILIDRMIGRRVCKNCGATYHVKNMPPKKEGICDVCGGEIYQRADDTLETVSNRLQVYLEQTSPLIDYYEKAGNIAHINGAGALDKVFSKIVEVLGV, encoded by the coding sequence ATGAATTTAGTTTTGTTAGGCCCTCCGGGTGCCGGCAAAGGTACACAAGCAACCCAAATTGCTGAGAAATATAATATTCCTCATATCTCTACTGGTGATATTTTTCGAAAAAATGTAAAAGAAGGAACACCTCTTGGTAAAAAAGCACAAGAGTATATGTCTAAGGGAGAGCTTGTTCCGGATGATTTAGTGATTGAATTAGTAGAGGATCGCTTGACAGAAGATGACTGCAAGAACGGATTTTTATTGGATGGTTTTCCAAGAACCGTTTATCAGGCAGAAAAATTTGACGTTTATTTAAAAGAAAAAAATTCGGTAATCGATAAGGTTTTAGACATTGACGTAGAAAAAGATATATTGATTGATCGAATGATTGGTAGAAGAGTTTGCAAAAACTGTGGCGCAACTTATCACGTAAAAAATATGCCTCCGAAAAAAGAAGGTATATGTGATGTTTGCGGTGGAGAGATTTACCAAAGAGCGGACGATACATTAGAGACAGTAAGCAATCGCCTTCAAGTTTATCTTGAGCAAACGAGTCCACTGATTGATTATTATGAAAAAGCCGGAAACATAGCTCACATTAACGGAGCTGGTGCTTTAGATAAAGTCTTTAGCAAAATTGTGGAGGTTTTAGGAGTATAG
- a CDS encoding PucR family transcriptional regulator, with the protein MNITLSEIIKNDLFKDIEILAGESGLFRKVKRISVFDCPYKEDILDDKIVDEGDFFISCLEQFKVNQSNMEKFIDSLISGKCSGLLVVNDDCIDTLDKDTLQKCNENGFPILLIRENLPYAHIMHAINKYIAIDNANAINSLKIDKIRYGNITGNEKVEILYSINPNIEQNLRVIYVNGEFESQIAQGEFYKEFLNRKSDIYIRSNNYSLFILSGQDGKSVKHNSDVVSSRISDLMKNSVLGYSRIHNRKDIAKALEEGRRALDTAKSLEITKQEYDPLMSLQLLLCVKDSEEAYDFYDAYVEMIRQKVSEENLTELLQTIELFVAHSGNYLECAKAMNQHENTIRYRVNKVKVALHMEADNIKFYETIAIAVKLRHVLSRKL; encoded by the coding sequence ATGAATATAACATTAAGTGAAATCATTAAGAATGATTTATTTAAAGATATTGAGATATTAGCAGGAGAATCCGGCTTATTTCGAAAAGTAAAAAGGATTTCTGTTTTTGATTGTCCCTATAAAGAAGACATTTTAGACGACAAAATTGTAGATGAGGGCGATTTTTTTATTTCATGCCTAGAACAGTTTAAAGTGAATCAAAGCAATATGGAAAAATTTATTGATTCATTGATTTCAGGAAAATGCAGCGGACTTCTTGTTGTAAACGATGATTGCATAGACACGTTAGATAAAGATACTCTTCAAAAATGCAATGAAAATGGCTTTCCAATTCTTTTGATAAGAGAGAACTTGCCGTATGCGCACATAATGCATGCCATTAACAAATACATTGCCATTGATAATGCAAACGCAATCAATTCGTTAAAAATTGATAAGATTCGTTATGGAAATATAACTGGTAATGAGAAGGTAGAAATATTATATAGCATCAATCCGAATATAGAACAAAATCTCAGAGTGATTTATGTTAATGGAGAATTTGAATCGCAAATAGCTCAAGGGGAATTTTATAAAGAATTTCTAAATCGTAAAAGTGATATTTATATAAGAAGCAACAATTATTCTTTATTTATTTTAAGCGGACAAGACGGTAAAAGCGTAAAACATAATTCGGATGTGGTGTCAAGCAGGATATCTGATCTGATGAAAAATTCAGTGTTGGGATATAGTCGGATCCATAACAGAAAGGACATAGCAAAGGCTTTGGAAGAGGGACGACGCGCTTTAGACACTGCAAAGTCTCTGGAAATAACAAAGCAGGAATATGATCCATTGATGTCTCTGCAGCTGCTATTATGTGTAAAAGATTCGGAAGAAGCCTACGACTTTTATGATGCTTACGTTGAAATGATTCGACAGAAGGTTTCGGAAGAGAACCTTACCGAGCTTTTACAGACGATTGAATTATTTGTTGCACATTCAGGGAATTATTTGGAATGTGCAAAGGCAATGAATCAACATGAAAATACCATTCGTTACAGAGTTAATAAAGTAAAGGTGGCACTTCATATGGAAGCGGATAACATTAAATTTTATGAAACAATTGCGATAGCTGTAAAACTTAGACATGTATTATCCAGGAAGCTATAA
- the rpsM gene encoding 30S ribosomal protein S13 — protein sequence MARIAGVDLPRDKRVEIGLTYIYGIGRKTAAKILAEAGINPDTRIKDLSEDEVGAIRKIIDSEYNVEGDLRREVSLNIKRLMEIGCYRGIRHRRGLPVRGQKTKTNARTRKGPKKTVGRKKKK from the coding sequence ATGGCTCGTATAGCCGGTGTCGATTTACCAAGAGACAAAAGAGTAGAAATTGGACTCACCTATATATACGGTATCGGTAGAAAGACTGCTGCTAAAATCTTAGCAGAAGCAGGAATCAACCCGGATACCAGAATCAAAGATCTATCTGAGGATGAAGTAGGTGCAATTAGAAAGATTATTGATTCGGAATACAACGTAGAAGGAGACCTTCGAAGAGAAGTTTCCCTGAACATTAAGCGATTGATGGAAATTGGCTGCTACAGAGGAATTAGACATAGAAGAGGGCTTCCTGTTCGCGGACAGAAGACAAAGACCAACGCAAGAACCCGAAAGGGTCCTAAGAAGACAGTTGGTAGAAAAAAGAAAAAGTAA
- a CDS encoding purine-cytosine permease family protein, with amino-acid sequence MDTKEKVVNIETTTLERVPENERKSWGDVALIQAGVYICVPSLLVGGLLASGMSLKNAIISGILGYVISVIVTVLTGIVGVDLHVPTCVVTKSSFGENGARIIISTIFAVSCIGWFAVQNNVCGSAFSSFMATMGIDFSSKLAAAIWGIIMLVTAVVGIDSLKWLNKISVPALVIIMGIGCYMAIKNFGTSQLNVEVEATMSIVDGIVLTASFLGVGMACAPDFTRYQKSRGGVWASSFIGIIPPGVALLIVGAILTKIVGENDLSLIMCMIGLPLLGTIVLILATWTTNTTNAYTAGINMVMLFNTKDDKRAFVTGIAGIIGTALAVLGLLDNVSFFFDWLGYLFLPTGGVMVADYWIIRKGLVHRWGYCKGFNWAGVFSWLLGTAVSIWCAVSGAIFLGFATSAILYAALYQVLPKKDEFDLEGNLLEK; translated from the coding sequence ATGGATACAAAAGAAAAAGTAGTTAATATTGAAACAACCACATTGGAACGCGTTCCAGAAAATGAGCGGAAAAGCTGGGGCGATGTTGCACTGATTCAGGCAGGTGTATACATCTGCGTACCTTCATTATTAGTAGGCGGTTTGCTGGCTAGTGGGATGTCCCTTAAAAACGCTATTATATCAGGAATACTAGGATATGTTATTTCAGTAATTGTGACTGTATTAACCGGAATAGTTGGGGTAGACCTGCATGTGCCAACCTGTGTAGTAACAAAATCTTCTTTCGGAGAAAATGGTGCGAGAATTATAATTTCAACTATTTTCGCAGTATCATGCATTGGATGGTTCGCAGTACAAAATAATGTTTGTGGGAGTGCATTTTCAAGTTTTATGGCGACTATGGGAATTGATTTTTCCAGTAAACTGGCAGCCGCAATATGGGGCATTATTATGCTTGTCACTGCAGTTGTTGGTATTGATTCCTTAAAATGGTTGAATAAAATTTCAGTCCCGGCACTGGTCATTATAATGGGAATCGGATGTTATATGGCAATAAAAAATTTTGGAACAAGTCAATTAAATGTAGAAGTTGAAGCGACAATGTCTATTGTTGATGGGATTGTTCTTACGGCCAGTTTTTTAGGTGTAGGAATGGCATGTGCACCAGATTTTACAAGATACCAAAAAAGCAGAGGCGGGGTATGGGCATCTTCTTTTATTGGGATTATACCACCAGGGGTAGCTTTATTGATAGTGGGAGCAATTTTGACTAAAATAGTTGGGGAAAATGATTTAAGTTTAATTATGTGTATGATTGGACTTCCCCTCCTTGGAACAATTGTATTAATATTAGCAACATGGACAACCAATACAACAAACGCTTACACCGCAGGTATAAACATGGTGATGTTGTTTAACACAAAAGATGATAAAAGAGCCTTTGTAACCGGTATTGCGGGCATTATAGGTACCGCGCTGGCAGTGTTAGGTCTATTAGATAATGTGAGCTTCTTCTTTGATTGGCTGGGCTATCTGTTCTTGCCGACAGGGGGTGTAATGGTAGCAGATTATTGGATTATCAGAAAAGGACTCGTCCATAGATGGGGATATTGCAAAGGTTTCAATTGGGCAGGTGTTTTTAGCTGGCTTCTGGGAACCGCAGTTTCAATTTGGTGTGCGGTTAGCGGGGCAATTTTCCTTGGATTTGCAACATCAGCAATTTTGTATGCAGCGCTGTATCAGGTCTTGCCGAAAAAAGACGAATTTGATTTAGAGGGAAATCTTTTAGAAAAATAG
- the map gene encoding type I methionyl aminopeptidase, which translates to MIILKSQEEIDLMRDAATVTKAMLKELPNIITPGMSTKDIDDYVEETILKNNMIPAFKGYGGFPASACVSVNDEVVHGIPSKKRKLVEGDIVSVDLGTIYRKYYSDAARTYGVGKISEEAHRLITVTEQSFFEGLKFCKPGFRLSDVSHAIQESVEAAGFSVIRDYVGHGIGRAMHEDPQIPNYGKPGRGPKLAPGMVLAIEPMINQGSYEVDVMLDNWTVKTCDGKLSAHYENTVVITEDEPELLTL; encoded by the coding sequence ATGATTATTCTGAAATCACAAGAAGAAATTGATCTTATGAGAGATGCGGCTACTGTGACGAAAGCCATGCTAAAAGAGCTGCCAAATATTATTACACCGGGCATGAGCACAAAGGACATTGATGACTATGTAGAGGAAACGATATTGAAAAACAATATGATCCCTGCATTTAAAGGATATGGTGGATTTCCTGCGAGTGCTTGTGTATCGGTAAATGATGAAGTGGTTCACGGTATTCCGTCAAAGAAACGGAAGCTGGTGGAAGGTGACATTGTCAGTGTCGATCTTGGGACCATTTACCGAAAGTATTACAGTGATGCAGCAAGAACTTACGGCGTAGGAAAAATTTCCGAAGAAGCACACCGCTTGATTACAGTAACAGAACAGAGTTTTTTTGAAGGCTTAAAATTCTGCAAGCCAGGATTTCGTTTATCAGATGTATCGCATGCCATTCAAGAAAGTGTAGAAGCGGCTGGGTTTTCTGTCATAAGAGATTACGTTGGGCATGGAATCGGAAGGGCAATGCACGAGGATCCGCAAATTCCGAATTACGGAAAGCCTGGAAGAGGGCCAAAGCTGGCTCCGGGCATGGTACTTGCAATTGAACCAATGATTAACCAAGGAAGCTATGAAGTAGATGTGATGCTGGACAATTGGACAGTGAAGACGTGTGATGGAAAGCTTTCCGCTCATTATGAGAATACAGTTGTGATTACGGAAGATGAACCCGAATTGCTGACTTTGTAA
- the rpmJ gene encoding 50S ribosomal protein L36 — protein sequence MKVRASVKPICEKCKVIKRNGKVMVICENPKHKQTQG from the coding sequence ATGAAAGTAAGAGCCTCAGTAAAGCCTATCTGCGAGAAGTGCAAGGTAATCAAGAGAAATGGCAAGGTTATGGTTATCTGTGAAAATCCAAAGCATAAGCAGACACAAGGCTAA
- the secY gene encoding preprotein translocase subunit SecY, translating into MIKTMAQAWKISDIRKKILFTVFMMVVFRLGSNIPVPGIDRAALAQLFSSSDTGLFGLFDLFSGGAFSNFTIFALSITPYITASIILQLLTIAIPRLEELAKEGTEGKKKIAQYTRYLTVILALIQAIGLTVGLFRRALVSTDVFSIVVIVMTLSAGTAFLMWLGEQINEKGIGNGISLIIFAGIVSRMPGGIAQTWTKLQAGDVTWLSVILFILFAFVVVIGIVLVQQGQRKIPVQYAKRVVGRKMYGGQSTHIPMKVNQAGVIPVIFAISLLQFPLTLTYFWADSGFARFVHAWLSPAAPAPGIWLYAALDVILIIGFTYFYTAVTFNPMEVADNMKANGGFIPGIRPGRPTVDYLNKVMTRITFVGAVFLAAIAIMPTLLQQFTHLQIGFGGTSLLIAVGVALDTMKQLESQMVMRNYQGFLK; encoded by the coding sequence ATGATAAAGACAATGGCTCAGGCGTGGAAAATTTCAGATATTCGAAAGAAAATTTTGTTCACTGTATTTATGATGGTGGTCTTCCGCTTGGGATCAAACATTCCGGTACCGGGTATTGACAGAGCTGCATTAGCTCAGTTGTTTAGCTCGAGTGATACAGGGTTGTTTGGATTGTTTGACTTGTTTTCTGGCGGTGCGTTCAGTAACTTTACCATTTTTGCTCTAAGCATCACACCGTACATTACGGCATCGATTATTCTCCAGTTACTCACCATTGCAATTCCTCGTTTAGAGGAGCTGGCAAAAGAGGGGACCGAAGGAAAGAAAAAAATCGCACAATATACAAGGTATTTAACCGTTATCTTGGCTTTAATCCAAGCAATCGGTTTGACGGTTGGTTTATTCCGCCGTGCGTTAGTAAGCACAGATGTATTTTCTATCGTTGTCATCGTTATGACGTTATCAGCTGGTACGGCATTCCTGATGTGGCTTGGCGAGCAGATTAATGAAAAAGGAATCGGAAACGGTATTTCTTTAATTATCTTTGCCGGAATCGTATCCAGGATGCCTGGAGGAATCGCACAGACTTGGACGAAGCTTCAAGCCGGTGATGTGACATGGCTATCCGTCATACTTTTCATACTGTTTGCTTTTGTTGTGGTAATCGGTATTGTTCTTGTTCAGCAAGGACAGAGAAAAATTCCTGTTCAGTATGCAAAGAGAGTCGTTGGAAGAAAGATGTATGGCGGACAAAGTACACATATTCCAATGAAGGTAAATCAGGCAGGCGTTATTCCAGTTATCTTCGCGATATCATTATTGCAGTTTCCATTAACCCTAACTTATTTTTGGGCTGATTCGGGATTTGCACGCTTTGTTCATGCATGGCTGTCACCGGCAGCACCAGCACCTGGTATATGGCTTTATGCAGCATTAGATGTTATCTTGATTATAGGATTTACGTATTTTTATACAGCAGTTACATTTAATCCAATGGAAGTAGCAGATAATATGAAAGCAAACGGTGGTTTTATTCCTGGAATTCGACCGGGAAGACCAACTGTTGATTATTTAAACAAAGTTATGACAAGAATTACTTTTGTAGGAGCAGTTTTTTTAGCTGCCATTGCTATCATGCCAACCCTTCTGCAACAGTTTACACATTTGCAGATTGGCTTCGGTGGAACCTCCCTTCTGATTGCAGTCGGTGTTGCACTTGACACGATGAAGCAGCTGGAATCGCAAATGGTAATGAGAAACTACCAAGGCTTCTTGAAATAA
- the rplQ gene encoding 50S ribosomal protein L17, whose product MPGYRKLGRPTAHRKLMLRNLVTDLLREGRITTTDTRAKEARREAEKMITLAKRGDLHARRQVLAYVFDEDVVTKLFDEIAPKYAERNGGYTRILKLGPRRGDCAELVFLELV is encoded by the coding sequence ATGCCAGGTTATAGAAAATTAGGCAGACCGACTGCTCATAGAAAGCTTATGTTAAGAAATCTTGTGACCGATCTTTTAAGAGAAGGTCGTATCACAACAACAGATACAAGAGCAAAAGAAGCAAGAAGAGAAGCAGAAAAAATGATTACATTGGCAAAACGTGGAGATTTGCATGCAAGAAGACAGGTACTGGCTTACGTCTTTGATGAAGATGTAGTAACAAAGCTGTTTGATGAAATTGCACCAAAATATGCAGAACGTAACGGTGGTTATACCAGAATTCTAAAGCTAGGACCTAGAAGAGGGGACTGTGCCGAGTTGGTATTTTTAGAATTAGTATAA